The proteins below come from a single Garra rufa chromosome 3, GarRuf1.0, whole genome shotgun sequence genomic window:
- the LOC141331738 gene encoding fucolectin-5-like: MTAGSQSANLAIDGGKDSSTSSSTCATTYKQSRPWWRLDLQAAYRVSTVVVTYRDDSVPGQTKDIQVKLGNSLWNNGNSNPRCTVISSDSAANSFIYSCSNQEGRYVNVFHNDWWDFLSVCEVDVYETGDRT, encoded by the exons ATGACAGCCGGTTCTCAGTCCGCGAACCTCGCCATCGATGGCGGCAAGGATTCCTCTACATCTTCTAGTACTTGTGCCACAACATATAAGCAGAGCAGACCGTGGTGGAGACTGGATCTCCAAGCTGCTTATCGAGTGAGCACAGTGGTCGTCACTTACAGAGATGACAGCGTTCCAGGACAAACTAAAGATATCCAGGTTAAATTAGGAAACTCTCTGTGGAACAATGGAAACAGCAATCCCAG ATGTACCGTGATCTCAAGTGATTCTGCAGCCAACAGCTTCATCTACTCCTGCTCTAATCAAGAGGGACGATACGTCAACGTCTTCCATAATGATTGGTGGGATTTCCTTTCGGTGTGTGAGGTGGATGTATACGAGACAGGTGATCGCACTTAA